From Roseisolibacter agri, a single genomic window includes:
- the apaG gene encoding Co2+/Mg2+ efflux protein ApaG: MRARPFFHRQTEGIRITVRPSFLREQSRPGAAQFVFAYHVRIENVGDQAAQLLTRRWNIHDDVGEDTQVEGEGVVGEQPVIAPGRVHEYRSFCVLKSESGWMEGEYRFVRADGSRFDAIIPRFQLAAADAAPD; encoded by the coding sequence ATGCGCGCGCGCCCGTTCTTCCACCGCCAGACGGAGGGGATCCGCATCACGGTGCGGCCCTCGTTCCTGCGCGAGCAGTCGCGGCCGGGCGCCGCGCAGTTCGTGTTCGCCTACCACGTGCGCATCGAGAACGTCGGCGACCAGGCGGCGCAGCTGCTCACGCGGCGCTGGAACATCCACGACGACGTCGGCGAGGACACGCAGGTCGAGGGCGAGGGCGTCGTCGGCGAGCAGCCGGTCATCGCGCCCGGGCGCGTGCACGAGTACCGCAGCTTCTGCGTGCTGAAGTCCGAGAGCGGCTGGATGGAGGGCGAGTACCGCTTCGTGCGCGCGGACGGCTCGCGCTTCGACGCGATCATCCCCAGGTTCCAGCTGGCGGCCGCGGACGCGGCCCCCGACTGA
- the paaZ gene encoding phenylacetic acid degradation bifunctional protein PaaZ: MRLRNYACGQWVEGSGNFTTLYNAVTGEPLGETSSQGLDFAAMATYAREVGGPALRRLTFHQRARMLKALALYLTERKEQFYRISSWTGATKTDHWIDIDGGIGTLFAYASRGRREFPDEPFFVDGPVETLSKNGGFVGRHLCVPLEGVAVQINAFNFPVWGMLEKLSTSLLAGVPAIVKPATVTSYLTEAVFRAMVESRILPEGSIQLIVGGAGDLLDHLTCQDAVAFTGSAWTGQLLKKTPAMLEHNVRYNQEADSLNFSMLGPDATPGSEEFDLFVKEVAREMTVKAGQKCTAIRRTFVPRTLADDVVKALSKRLGGVTVGDPTNEGVRMGPLAGRSQVKEVGKALDALKAGAEIAFGGGDAFEVVGANRDAGAFFPITLLYNDRPFDRTQAHDVEAFGPVNTVMPYDTVDEAIALAKLGRGSLVGSLFTADDRVARDVALGTAAYHGRLMLANRHSAKESTGHGSPLPHLVHGGPGRAGGGEEMGGVRGVLHYMQRTAIQGSPTTVAAVTREWTRGAAERKDRVHPFRKHFEELEVGESWTTHRRTVTEADITNFAGISGDYFYAHVDDIAARESIFERRVAHGYFVVSAAAGLFVDPAPGPVLANYGLEGLRFVKPVYAGDTLQVRLTCKSKAAKDDREDQIPQGVVAWDVEVSNQDGEAVALYTVLTLVKRLYPLDGPPAASNGAGEQAGDGVAAPAVTVTEQPGNAPARMT; this comes from the coding sequence ATGCGCCTGCGCAACTACGCCTGCGGCCAGTGGGTCGAGGGCAGCGGCAACTTCACCACGCTCTACAACGCCGTCACCGGCGAGCCGCTCGGCGAGACGTCGAGCCAGGGGCTCGACTTCGCGGCGATGGCGACCTACGCCCGCGAGGTCGGCGGGCCCGCGCTGCGGCGGCTGACCTTCCACCAGCGCGCGCGCATGCTCAAGGCGCTCGCGCTGTACCTGACGGAGCGGAAGGAGCAGTTCTACCGCATCTCGTCGTGGACGGGGGCCACCAAGACGGACCACTGGATCGACATCGACGGCGGCATCGGGACGCTGTTCGCGTACGCGAGCCGCGGGCGCCGCGAGTTCCCCGACGAGCCGTTCTTCGTCGACGGCCCGGTCGAGACGCTGAGCAAGAACGGCGGCTTCGTCGGCCGCCACCTGTGCGTGCCGCTCGAGGGCGTGGCCGTCCAGATCAACGCCTTCAACTTCCCCGTCTGGGGGATGCTGGAGAAGCTCTCGACGTCGCTGCTCGCCGGCGTGCCGGCGATCGTGAAGCCCGCGACGGTGACGAGCTACCTCACCGAGGCGGTGTTCCGCGCCATGGTCGAGAGCCGCATCCTGCCCGAGGGGAGCATCCAGCTGATCGTCGGCGGCGCGGGCGACCTGCTCGACCACCTGACGTGCCAGGACGCGGTCGCGTTCACCGGTAGCGCGTGGACCGGGCAGCTGCTGAAGAAGACGCCCGCGATGCTCGAGCACAACGTCCGCTACAACCAGGAGGCGGACTCGCTCAACTTCTCGATGCTCGGCCCGGACGCGACGCCGGGCAGCGAGGAGTTCGACCTGTTCGTGAAGGAGGTCGCGCGCGAGATGACGGTGAAGGCGGGGCAGAAGTGCACCGCGATCCGCCGCACCTTCGTGCCGCGCACCCTCGCCGACGACGTCGTGAAGGCGCTCTCGAAGCGCCTCGGCGGCGTGACGGTGGGCGACCCCACGAACGAGGGCGTGCGCATGGGCCCCCTCGCCGGCCGGTCGCAGGTGAAGGAGGTCGGCAAGGCGCTCGACGCGCTGAAGGCCGGCGCGGAGATCGCGTTCGGCGGCGGCGACGCGTTCGAGGTCGTGGGCGCGAATCGCGACGCGGGCGCGTTCTTCCCGATCACGCTGCTCTACAACGACCGCCCCTTCGACCGCACGCAGGCGCACGACGTCGAGGCGTTCGGCCCCGTGAACACGGTCATGCCGTACGACACGGTCGACGAGGCGATCGCCCTCGCGAAGCTCGGGCGCGGCTCGCTCGTCGGGTCGCTCTTCACGGCCGACGACCGCGTGGCGCGCGACGTCGCGCTCGGCACCGCGGCGTACCACGGGCGCCTCATGCTCGCGAACCGCCACTCCGCGAAGGAGTCCACCGGCCACGGCTCGCCGCTGCCGCACCTCGTGCACGGCGGCCCGGGGCGCGCGGGCGGTGGTGAGGAGATGGGCGGCGTGCGCGGCGTGCTGCACTACATGCAGCGCACGGCCATCCAGGGCTCGCCGACGACGGTCGCCGCGGTGACGCGCGAGTGGACGCGCGGCGCGGCGGAGCGAAAGGACCGCGTGCATCCGTTCCGCAAGCACTTCGAGGAGCTGGAGGTCGGCGAGAGCTGGACGACGCACCGCCGCACGGTCACCGAGGCGGACATCACGAACTTCGCCGGCATCTCGGGCGACTACTTCTACGCGCACGTCGACGACATCGCCGCGCGCGAGTCGATCTTCGAGCGGCGCGTCGCGCACGGCTACTTCGTCGTCTCGGCCGCGGCCGGCCTGTTCGTCGATCCGGCGCCCGGCCCGGTGCTCGCCAACTACGGCCTCGAGGGGCTGCGCTTCGTGAAGCCGGTGTACGCGGGCGACACGCTGCAGGTGCGCCTGACGTGCAAGAGCAAGGCGGCCAAGGACGACCGCGAGGACCAGATCCCGCAGGGCGTCGTGGCCTGGGACGTCGAGGTCTCCAACCAGGACGGCGAGGCGGTGGCGCTGTACACGGTGCTGACGCTGGTGAAGCGGCTGTATCCGCTGGACGGGCCGCCGGCCGCTTCGAACGGAGCAGGAGAGCAGGCCGGCGACGGCGTGGCCGCCCCGGCCGTGACCGTCACGGAGCAGCCCGGCAACGCGCCGGCGCGCATGACGTGA
- a CDS encoding homogentisate 1,2-dioxygenase produces MPIYHTLGQVPPKRHTAMRKPDGGIYSEQLVGHEGFTGTSALLYHVHPPTTVKSVRKLRDLVWEADDDQTLKHRHFRTAQLPKGGSPTLDRTPLLFNADIGMLYVEPDEQDAHFYRNAQADEVVYVAKGQGTLETQYGDLPYREGDYVVIHRGIMHRWKLDLSKPSKFLVMESRGHVRWPKRYRNEFGQLLEGAPYSERDIRRPTELRTHDEMGDFPILIKQFDALNEYVLDHHPFDVVGWDGYFYPWIFNIHDFEPIVGRVHQPPPVHQTFQGDGFVICSFCPRPYDFGENAIPAPYNHSNVDSDEVIFYASEEFMSRKGIEFGSITHHPDGIPHGPHPGRYEASIGQKFTNELAVMMDSFRPLKVAKAVRPSEDESYHRSWIEAQHARVAAAGNGGAASPQPSVALPLTD; encoded by the coding sequence ATGCCCATCTACCACACGCTCGGCCAGGTCCCGCCCAAGCGCCACACCGCCATGCGGAAGCCGGATGGCGGGATCTACTCCGAGCAGCTGGTCGGGCACGAGGGCTTCACGGGCACGTCGGCGCTGCTGTACCACGTGCATCCGCCGACCACGGTGAAGAGCGTGCGCAAGCTGCGCGACCTCGTGTGGGAGGCCGACGACGACCAGACGCTCAAGCACCGCCACTTCCGCACGGCGCAGCTGCCCAAGGGCGGCTCGCCGACGCTCGACCGCACGCCGCTCCTGTTCAACGCGGACATCGGCATGCTGTACGTCGAGCCGGACGAGCAGGACGCGCACTTCTACCGCAACGCGCAGGCGGACGAGGTGGTGTACGTCGCGAAGGGGCAGGGGACGCTGGAGACGCAGTACGGCGACCTGCCGTACCGCGAGGGCGACTACGTCGTGATCCACCGTGGCATCATGCACCGGTGGAAGCTCGACCTGTCGAAGCCGAGCAAGTTCCTGGTGATGGAGAGCCGCGGGCACGTGCGCTGGCCCAAGCGCTACCGCAACGAGTTCGGGCAGCTGCTGGAGGGCGCGCCGTACTCGGAGCGCGACATCCGCCGCCCGACGGAGCTGCGCACGCACGACGAGATGGGCGACTTCCCCATCCTCATCAAGCAGTTCGACGCGCTGAACGAGTACGTCCTCGACCACCACCCGTTCGACGTCGTCGGGTGGGACGGCTACTTCTATCCGTGGATCTTCAACATCCACGACTTCGAGCCGATCGTCGGACGCGTCCACCAGCCGCCGCCGGTGCACCAGACCTTCCAGGGCGACGGCTTCGTGATCTGCTCGTTCTGCCCGCGGCCGTACGACTTCGGCGAGAACGCGATCCCGGCGCCGTACAACCACAGCAACGTGGACTCGGACGAGGTGATCTTCTACGCCTCCGAGGAGTTCATGAGCCGGAAGGGGATCGAGTTCGGCTCGATCACGCACCACCCCGACGGGATCCCGCACGGCCCCCACCCGGGCCGCTACGAGGCGAGCATCGGCCAGAAGTTCACCAACGAGCTGGCCGTGATGATGGACTCGTTCCGTCCGCTGAAGGTCGCGAAGGCCGTGCGCCCGTCCGAGGACGAGAGCTACCATCGCAGCTGGATCGAGGCGCAGCACGCGCGCGTGGCCGCGGCCGGCAACGGCGGCGCCGCGAGCCCGCAGCCGAGCGTGGCGCTCCCACTTACCGACTGA
- a CDS encoding transferase hexapeptide repeat family protein, with translation MSIYAFEDFVPVVHESAYVHPNATVTGHVTIGRDVYIGPGAAIRGDWGGIVIEDGCNVQECCTVHMFPGVTVVLEEGAHVGHGAVVHGARIGRNALVGMNAVVMDHAHVGAGSVVGALCFVPTGMQIPERKVVVGNPARIVKDVSDEMLAWKTEGTRLYQGLPRRLHDTLRECAPLRALTPEQAARRDAQAATYRTWHETRAGGAAAAPGDRTGD, from the coding sequence ATGAGCATCTACGCCTTCGAGGACTTCGTCCCCGTCGTGCACGAGAGCGCGTACGTGCACCCGAACGCGACGGTCACGGGCCACGTCACGATCGGCCGCGACGTCTACATCGGCCCGGGCGCGGCGATCCGCGGCGACTGGGGCGGCATCGTCATCGAGGACGGCTGCAACGTGCAGGAGTGCTGCACCGTGCACATGTTCCCCGGCGTCACCGTGGTGCTGGAGGAGGGCGCGCACGTCGGGCACGGCGCGGTGGTGCACGGCGCGCGCATCGGGCGCAACGCGCTCGTCGGGATGAACGCGGTGGTGATGGACCACGCGCACGTCGGCGCGGGCTCGGTGGTCGGCGCCCTGTGCTTCGTCCCCACCGGCATGCAGATTCCGGAGCGGAAGGTGGTCGTCGGCAACCCGGCGCGCATCGTCAAGGACGTGTCGGACGAGATGCTGGCCTGGAAGACCGAGGGCACGCGCCTCTACCAGGGGCTGCCGCGCCGGCTGCACGACACGCTGCGCGAGTGCGCGCCGCTGCGCGCGCTGACGCCCGAGCAGGCCGCGCGGCGCGACGCGCAGGCCGCCACCTACCGCACCTGGCACGAGACACGGGCGGGCGGCGCGGCCGCGGCCCCAGGGGACCGAACGGGAGACTGA
- a CDS encoding aminotransferase class I/II-fold pyridoxal phosphate-dependent enzyme produces MPRPAHRFQSLPPYPLAHVPIRKRELLQRGVDVIDLGAGDADLAPPAAAIAAMRDALDVPTMHRYGFGLGHFPFREAISAWMQRRFGLAFDPVTEICPLIGSKEGITHLALAYLERGDVAIVPEPGYLAYLGGTLLGEATAYPYPLRPRTKFLVELDEVPEQVLQRTKLLYLNYPNNPTAAVAPRDYLERVVRTCRERDILLVYDNAYSELAFDGYVPPSIFEIPGAREVAVEFHSLSKTYNMTGWRQGWAVGNPTVIAALSKVKSFVDTGSFMAIQAAGVAALESWAEFVPGNVAVFRERRDAAVAAFREAGFACEVPRASMYLWVPLPEGVSSRAFSDRLMDEEGVITLAGASFGAGGEGFFRISFIVPPERMAEAARRAGRVLASMTGEDSLAAARA; encoded by the coding sequence ATGCCCCGTCCCGCCCACCGCTTCCAGTCGCTGCCGCCGTACCCGCTCGCGCACGTGCCCATCCGCAAGCGCGAGCTGCTGCAGCGCGGCGTGGACGTCATCGACCTCGGGGCGGGCGATGCGGACCTCGCGCCGCCGGCCGCCGCCATCGCGGCGATGCGCGACGCGCTCGACGTGCCGACGATGCACCGCTACGGCTTCGGCCTCGGCCACTTCCCGTTCCGCGAGGCCATCAGCGCGTGGATGCAGCGCCGATTCGGGCTCGCCTTCGACCCGGTGACGGAGATCTGCCCGCTCATCGGCTCCAAGGAAGGCATCACGCACCTCGCGCTCGCGTACCTCGAGAGGGGCGACGTCGCGATCGTGCCGGAGCCGGGATACCTCGCGTACCTCGGCGGCACGCTGCTGGGCGAGGCGACGGCGTATCCGTACCCGCTGCGCCCGCGCACGAAGTTCCTCGTGGAGCTGGACGAGGTGCCGGAGCAGGTGCTGCAGCGCACGAAGCTCCTCTACCTGAACTACCCGAACAACCCGACGGCCGCCGTCGCGCCGCGCGACTACCTGGAGCGCGTCGTCCGCACGTGCCGAGAGCGCGACATCCTGCTGGTGTACGACAATGCGTACTCGGAGCTCGCCTTCGACGGCTACGTGCCGCCGAGCATCTTCGAGATCCCGGGCGCGCGCGAGGTGGCGGTCGAGTTCCACTCGCTCTCGAAGACGTACAACATGACCGGCTGGCGGCAGGGGTGGGCCGTCGGCAACCCGACCGTCATCGCCGCGCTGTCGAAGGTGAAGTCGTTCGTCGACACGGGCTCGTTCATGGCGATCCAGGCCGCGGGCGTCGCGGCGCTGGAGAGCTGGGCAGAGTTCGTCCCGGGCAACGTCGCCGTCTTCCGCGAGCGGCGTGACGCGGCGGTGGCGGCGTTCCGCGAGGCCGGCTTCGCGTGCGAGGTGCCGCGCGCGTCGATGTACCTCTGGGTGCCGCTGCCCGAGGGGGTGTCGAGCCGCGCGTTCAGCGACCGGCTGATGGACGAGGAGGGCGTGATCACGCTCGCGGGCGCGAGCTTCGGCGCGGGCGGCGAGGGCTTCTTCCGCATCTCGTTCATCGTCCCACCGGAGCGCATGGCGGAGGCCGCGCGGCGCGCGGGCCGCGTGCTCGCGAGCATGACCGGCGAGGACAGCCTGGCCGCGGCGCGCGCCTGA
- a CDS encoding flavin monoamine oxidase family protein, whose product MTDSLAPEVLVLGAGVAGLAAARVLVDAGRRVLVLEARDRIGGRVLTQRREDLATPIELGAEFVHGTPAELWAVLDAARLRVVDAAEDHVTFDGGRLEEREDFGGALGAVLGALDQEARGPDRSFAEFLDARFADAAHADARRLAASYVEGFHAAPIDDVGVHGLARAEGAASGNDQAFRVVDGYDRVAAWLHEGAGAPPRVRLRTVAHRVRWSAGHVRVEAHGPDARSESVFDAAACIVTLPVGVLASRPDADGAVAFEPPLDAKRDALARIGAGHVTRVVLRFRRRFWEEREYVPALADDVDPLQLSFVHAPEQPVPVWWTQRALRTPLLVAWIGGPRGAAMAALDREALTERCIASLATTLGRDPADVRAELVDVHTHDWSDDPFARGAYSYARVGGADAGAALARPLDDTLFFAGEATAAGGNTGTVHGALLSGQRAAREVLAALGRR is encoded by the coding sequence ATGACGGATTCCCTCGCTCCCGAAGTCCTCGTCCTCGGCGCGGGCGTGGCCGGTCTCGCGGCCGCGCGCGTGCTCGTCGACGCCGGCCGCCGCGTGCTCGTGCTCGAGGCGCGCGACCGCATCGGGGGGCGGGTGCTGACGCAACGCCGCGAAGACCTCGCCACGCCGATCGAGCTGGGCGCGGAGTTCGTGCACGGCACGCCGGCCGAGCTGTGGGCGGTGCTGGACGCCGCGCGGCTGCGCGTGGTCGACGCGGCGGAGGACCACGTCACCTTCGACGGCGGGCGACTGGAGGAGCGCGAGGACTTCGGCGGCGCGCTCGGCGCCGTGCTCGGCGCACTGGACCAGGAGGCGCGGGGGCCCGACCGCTCGTTCGCGGAGTTCCTGGATGCGCGCTTCGCCGACGCGGCGCACGCGGACGCGCGGCGGCTCGCGGCGTCGTACGTCGAGGGCTTCCACGCCGCGCCCATCGACGACGTGGGCGTGCACGGGCTCGCGCGCGCCGAGGGCGCGGCGTCGGGCAACGACCAGGCGTTCCGCGTGGTCGACGGCTACGATCGCGTCGCGGCCTGGCTGCACGAGGGGGCGGGCGCGCCGCCGCGCGTGCGGCTCCGCACCGTCGCGCACCGCGTGCGCTGGAGCGCCGGTCACGTGCGCGTCGAGGCGCACGGCCCCGACGCGCGCAGCGAGTCGGTGTTCGACGCGGCGGCGTGCATCGTGACGCTGCCCGTGGGCGTGCTGGCGTCGCGCCCGGACGCCGACGGCGCCGTCGCCTTCGAGCCGCCGCTGGACGCCAAGCGCGACGCGCTGGCGCGGATCGGCGCCGGCCACGTGACGCGCGTGGTGCTGCGCTTCCGCCGGCGCTTCTGGGAGGAGCGCGAGTACGTGCCCGCGCTGGCGGACGACGTCGATCCGTTGCAGCTGTCGTTCGTGCACGCGCCCGAGCAGCCCGTGCCCGTGTGGTGGACGCAGCGCGCGCTCCGCACGCCGCTGCTGGTGGCGTGGATCGGCGGGCCGCGCGGCGCGGCGATGGCGGCGCTGGACCGCGAGGCGCTCACCGAGCGGTGCATCGCGTCGCTGGCGACGACGCTCGGACGCGACCCGGCGGACGTGCGGGCCGAGCTGGTGGACGTGCACACGCACGACTGGAGCGACGATCCGTTCGCGCGCGGCGCCTACAGCTACGCGCGGGTCGGCGGCGCGGACGCCGGCGCGGCGCTCGCCCGGCCGCTCGACGACACGCTCTTCTTCGCCGGCGAGGCGACGGCGGCCGGGGGGAACACCGGCACGGTGCACGGCGCGCTCCTGAGCGGGCAGCGTGCGGCGCGCGAGGTGCTGGCGGCGCTCGGCCGGCGCTAG
- a CDS encoding glycoside hydrolase family 10 protein — MRSVPLALAAALALAACAPALRPITTPAAGVTAAPPLAREFRGVWVATVANIDWPSRPGLPTEQQQQELLAILDRAKALNLNAIVLQVRPSTDAIYPSSLEPWTEYLTGEMGRAPSPAWDPLAFAVREAHERGLEMHAWFNPYRARQVGAKSPVAATHVSRTVPQLVRQYGQLQWMDPGEPETQAHSLRVIMDVVKRYDVDGVHIDDYFYPYKVAGPGGKPLDFPDSASYARYVAGGGTLGRDDWRRHNVDVFVERMYGEVKKAKPWVKVGISPFGIERPGRPEKACCFDQYSELYADAGKWLRAGWMDYWTPQLYWKISAPQQSYPMLLKWWTEQNVHGRHVWPGNFTSRVNDGSPQAFTVAEIDSQIRLTRAQRGATGNVHFSMKALMRNQGGLADSLAVGAYAEPALIPESPWMPGRAPGQPRVRLATGAAPGRAELELSPAAGEARPWQWVVRSRHGALWTTEVVPGARARTAAPAPATRGAPDEVLVFGLDRAGRAGAPARLDVRVATR, encoded by the coding sequence ATGCGCTCCGTTCCGCTCGCTCTCGCCGCCGCCCTCGCCCTCGCGGCGTGCGCGCCCGCGCTCCGGCCCATCACCACGCCCGCTGCCGGCGTCACGGCGGCGCCGCCGCTGGCGCGCGAGTTCCGCGGCGTGTGGGTCGCGACCGTCGCCAACATCGACTGGCCGTCGCGCCCGGGGCTCCCGACCGAGCAGCAGCAGCAGGAGCTGCTCGCGATCCTCGACCGCGCGAAGGCGCTGAACCTCAACGCCATCGTGCTGCAGGTGCGGCCGTCCACCGACGCGATCTATCCGTCGTCGCTGGAGCCGTGGACGGAGTATTTGACCGGCGAGATGGGCCGCGCGCCGTCGCCCGCGTGGGATCCGCTCGCGTTCGCGGTGCGCGAGGCGCACGAGCGCGGGCTCGAGATGCACGCCTGGTTCAACCCGTACCGCGCGCGGCAGGTGGGCGCGAAGTCGCCGGTCGCCGCGACGCACGTCAGCCGCACGGTGCCGCAGCTGGTGCGCCAGTACGGGCAGCTGCAGTGGATGGACCCGGGCGAGCCCGAGACGCAGGCGCACTCGCTGCGCGTCATCATGGACGTGGTGAAGCGCTACGACGTCGACGGCGTGCACATCGACGACTACTTCTATCCGTACAAGGTGGCCGGCCCCGGGGGGAAGCCGCTCGACTTCCCGGACAGCGCGAGCTATGCGCGCTACGTCGCGGGCGGCGGGACGCTGGGCCGCGACGACTGGCGCCGCCACAACGTCGACGTCTTCGTCGAGCGCATGTACGGTGAGGTGAAGAAGGCCAAGCCGTGGGTGAAGGTCGGCATCAGCCCGTTCGGCATCGAGCGTCCGGGCCGCCCGGAGAAGGCGTGCTGCTTCGACCAGTACTCGGAGCTCTACGCCGACGCGGGGAAGTGGCTGCGCGCGGGGTGGATGGACTACTGGACGCCGCAGCTGTACTGGAAGATCAGCGCGCCGCAGCAGAGCTACCCGATGCTGTTGAAGTGGTGGACCGAGCAGAACGTGCACGGCCGCCACGTCTGGCCGGGCAACTTCACGTCGCGCGTCAACGACGGCAGCCCGCAGGCGTTCACGGTCGCGGAGATCGACTCGCAGATCCGGCTCACGCGCGCGCAGCGCGGCGCGACGGGGAACGTGCACTTCAGCATGAAGGCGCTGATGCGCAACCAGGGCGGGCTCGCGGACTCGCTCGCGGTCGGCGCGTACGCGGAGCCCGCGCTCATCCCCGAGTCGCCGTGGATGCCGGGGCGCGCGCCGGGGCAGCCGCGCGTGCGTCTGGCGACGGGCGCTGCGCCAGGGCGCGCGGAGCTGGAGCTGTCGCCCGCCGCGGGCGAGGCGCGGCCGTGGCAGTGGGTCGTGCGCTCGCGCCACGGCGCGCTCTGGACCACCGAGGTCGTGCCGGGCGCGCGCGCGCGCACCGCGGCGCCGGCGCCCGCCACGCGCGGCGCGCCCGACGAGGTGCTGGTGTTCGGGCTCGATCGCGCGGGGCGCGCCGGCGCGCCCGCGCGGCTCGACGTGCGCGTCGCCACGCGATGA
- the hppD gene encoding 4-hydroxyphenylpyruvate dioxygenase — MATTIESSAVGAEAHDTFPINGTDYIEFYVGNAKQASHYYRAAFGFNLVAYRGPETGVRDRASYVLQQDKIRFVLTTPIRPDASDEAKAIADHIYRHGDGVRDLALWVDDARDAFEKAVARGAIPVHEPRVERDEHGEVVLAAFRTYGDTIHSLVERRNYTGPFLPGFRAVTPAYNPPSVGLKYVDHCVGNVELGKMNVWVEFYAHVMGFRNLLTFDDEDINTEYSSLMSKVMANGNDRIKFPINEPAKGKKRSQIDEYLDFYGGPGVQHMALATDDIVRTVTELKARGVEFLSTPTSYYEQLEARVGKIDEPLDVLAQHGILVDRDPDGYLLQIFTKPVEDRPTVFYEIIQRKGAKSFGKGNFKALFEAIEREQELRGNL, encoded by the coding sequence GTGGCCACGACCATCGAGTCCAGCGCCGTCGGCGCCGAGGCGCACGACACCTTCCCGATCAACGGCACCGACTACATCGAGTTCTACGTCGGGAACGCCAAGCAGGCCTCGCACTACTACCGCGCCGCGTTCGGCTTCAACCTCGTCGCCTACCGCGGCCCCGAGACGGGCGTGCGCGACCGCGCGAGCTACGTCCTGCAGCAGGACAAGATCCGCTTCGTCCTCACGACGCCCATCCGCCCCGACGCGAGCGACGAGGCGAAGGCGATCGCCGACCACATCTACCGGCACGGCGACGGCGTGCGCGACCTCGCGCTCTGGGTCGACGATGCGCGCGACGCGTTCGAGAAGGCGGTTGCGCGCGGCGCGATCCCGGTGCACGAGCCGCGCGTCGAGCGCGACGAGCACGGCGAGGTCGTGCTGGCGGCGTTCCGCACCTACGGCGACACGATCCACTCGCTCGTCGAGCGCCGCAACTACACCGGCCCGTTCCTCCCAGGCTTCCGCGCGGTGACGCCGGCGTACAACCCGCCGTCGGTCGGCCTCAAGTACGTCGACCACTGCGTGGGCAACGTCGAGCTGGGGAAGATGAACGTGTGGGTCGAGTTCTACGCCCACGTGATGGGCTTCCGGAACCTGCTCACGTTCGACGACGAGGACATCAACACCGAGTACTCGTCGCTGATGTCCAAGGTCATGGCGAACGGGAACGACCGCATCAAGTTCCCGATCAACGAGCCGGCCAAGGGGAAGAAGCGCTCGCAGATCGACGAGTACCTCGACTTCTACGGTGGGCCGGGCGTCCAGCACATGGCGCTCGCGACGGACGACATCGTGCGCACGGTGACCGAGCTGAAGGCGCGCGGGGTCGAGTTCCTCAGCACGCCGACGTCCTACTACGAGCAGCTGGAGGCGCGCGTCGGGAAGATCGACGAGCCGCTGGACGTGCTGGCGCAGCACGGCATCCTCGTCGACCGCGACCCGGACGGCTACCTGCTGCAGATCTTCACCAAGCCGGTGGAGGACCGTCCGACGGTCTTCTACGAGATCATCCAGCGGAAGGGCGCCAAGAGCTTCGGCAAGGGCAACTTCAAGGCGCTCTTCGAGGCGATCGAGCGCGAGCAGGAGCTGCGGGGGAACCTCTGA